One stretch of Malus domestica chromosome 14, GDT2T_hap1 DNA includes these proteins:
- the LOC103454717 gene encoding leucine-rich repeat receptor-like protein kinase PXC1, which yields MKKNDALPFLTFSLLLFASNNPSLSSPPPNDTWALTQFRLQTDTHAYLRSNWTGSDACTLCWTGVRCSTNEARVVALSLPSLNLRGPLDSLASLDQLRLLDLHNNRLNGTVSPLVNCTKLKLLYLAGNDLSGEIPSEISSLRRLLRLDLADNNLRGPFPDNLTRLTRLLTLRLQNNAISGEVPDLSTSLADLNELNFTNNELYGRLPEGLLKKFGDKSFSGNEGLCGLSPLPACSFTGTSDPPSAASSETVLSNPSQLPQTTTPNEPSKKQPRKGLSTGVIIAIVIVICVAMLVVVSFLMVHYCARDRCGSSSMAGSESGKRRSGSSYGADQKRVYANSGGGGDSDGTNATDRSKLVFFDRRKQFELEDLLRASAEMLGKGSLGTVYKAVLDDGSTMAVKRLKDANPCERKEFEQYMDVIGKVKHPNVVRLSAYYYAKEEKLLVYDYLPNGSLHSLLHGNRGPGRIPLDWTTRISLVLGAARGLARIHEVFSSAKVPHGNVKSSNVLLDKNGVACISDFGLSLLLNPVHAIARLGGYRAPEQAEVKRLSQTADVYSFGVLLLEVLTGRAPSQYPSPARPRVEEEEEAVDLPKWVRSVVKEEWTGEVFDQELLRYKNIEEELVAMLHVGLACVVPQPEKRPTMVEVTKMIEDIRVERSPLGEDYDDSRNSLSPSLATTEDGLV from the exons ATGAAGAAGAACGATGCGCTGCCTttcctcactttctctcttcttctcttcgcCTCCAACAACCCCTCACTCTCTTCTCCGCCACCTAATGACACCTGGGCCCTCACCCAATTCCGCCTACAGACCGACACCCACGCCTACCTCCGCTCAAACTGGACCGGCTCCGATGCATGCACCCTCTGCTGGACCGGAGTCCGATGCTCCACCAACGAAGCCCGCGTCGTCGCTCTCTCCCTCCCCTCCCTCAACCTCCGGGGCCCACTTGATTCCCTCGCTTCCCTTGACCAGCTCCGCCTCCTCGACCTCCACAACAACCGCCTCAACGGCACCGTTTCTCCTCTCGTCAACTGCACCAAGCTCAAGCTCCTCTACCTCGCCGGCAACGACCTCTCTGGCGAAATTCCGTCGGAAATATCCTCCCTCCGGCGACTCCTCCGTCTCGACCTCGCCGACAACAACCTCCGGGGACCCTTTCCGGACAATCTCACCCGCCTCACCCGGCTCCTCACGCTCAGGCTCCAGAACAACGCCATCTCCGGTGAAGTCCCCGACCTCTCCACCTCCCTTGCCGACCTCAATGAGCTCAATTTCACTAACAACGAATTGTACGGACGGCTGCCGGAGGGTCTGCTGAAGAAGTTCGGCGACAAAAGCTTTTCCGGGAACGAAGGGCTGTGCGGACTGAGCCCCTTGCCGGCTTGTTCATTCACAGGCACTAGCGATCCGCCCTCGGCGGCTTCATCCGAAACGGTGCTGTCTAATCCCAGCCAATTGCCTCAGACGACGACCCCAAACGAGCCGAGCAAAAAGCAACCGAGGAAGGGGCTGAGCACCGGCGTGATCATCGCGATAGTGATCGTGATTTGCGTGGCGATGCTGGTGGTTGTGTCGTTCCTTATGGTCCACTACTGCGCGAGAGACCGGTGCGGCTCTAGCTCGATGGCTGGGAGCGAAAGCGGGAAGAGAAGGAGCGGGAGCAGCTACGGAGCCGATCAGAAGAGGGTGTACGCCAACAGTGGGGGCGGCGGGGACAGCGACGGGACAAACGCCACCGACAGAAGCAAACTGGTGTTTTTTGACCGGAGGAAGCAGTTTGAGCTGGAGGATTTGCTGCGGGCATCGGCGGAGATGTTGGGGAAAGGAAGCCTGGGGACTGTGTACAAGGCGGTGCTGGACGACGGGAGCACAATGGCGGTGAAGCGGCTCAAGGACGCGAACCCGTGCGAGAGAAAGGAGTTTGAGCAGTACATGGATGTGATTGGGAAGGTGAAGCATCCCAATGTGGTGAGGCTGAGTGCTTATTACTATGCCAAGGAGGAGAAGCTTCTTGTCTATGATTATCTCCCTAATGGAAGCTTGCACTCACTTCTGCATG GGAATCGGGGTCCGGGTAGAATTCCATTGGATTGGACTACAAGGATCAGCTTGGTGTTGGGTGCGGCTCGTGGGCTTGCCAGGATTCATGAGGTGTTCAGCTCTGCAAAAGTACCGCATGGCAATGTCAAATCTTCCAACGTCCTTCTGGACAAGAATGGCGTCGCTTGCATTTCCGACTTCGGCCTGTCTCTGCTTCTCAACCCGGTTCACGCCATCGCAAGATTGGGAGGATACCGAGCTCCCGAGCAGGCGGAGGTCAAGAGACTATCTCAGACGGCGGATGTGTACAGCTTTGGAGTCTTGCTGCTGGAGGTTCTAACGGGGAGAGCTCCGTCCCAGTACCCTTCTCCGGCCCGTCCCCGtgtggaagaggaggaggaggcggtGGACCTTCCGAAATGGGTGAGGTCCGTGGTGAAGGAGGAGTGGACTGGGGAGGTGTTTGATCAAGAACTTCTGAGGTACAAGAACATTGAGGAGGAGCTTGTGGCAATGCTCCATGTGGGATTGGCTTGTGTTGTGCCTCAGCCCGAAAAGAGGCCTACAATGGTTGAAGTAACTAAGATGATTGAGGACATCCGAGTCGAGAGATCTCCTCTCGGAGAAGACTACGATGATTCCCGCAATTCACTTTCGCCTTCTCTCGCCACCACCGAAGACGGGCTGGTCTGA
- the LOC103454716 gene encoding uncharacterized protein, which yields MASCDDDFSLLGDDSNPNHHLPHAPTSHHIHQPYEPPHRFPTRTPPVHAPPSQPALKDKVNDGEDHADDGDDYENAAAAAFCSNPFDRGTDQTAIVTGAGEKRKDHSDEHRDGGGGGGAPYSYKKSKALASASGDYRKDREEWSDTAILCLLDAYLDKLTQLNRGNLRGRDWEEVAAIVSEKCERQRKSIEQCKNKVDNLKKRYKLERHRMSSGGVSASHWPWFQKMEQIVGNSVAAKASSDDDKGVSSSGNTPRQSKRYGMVVSSPVGQMNKVKSAPTIKWRRVVFKISGAALAGAAPNNVDSKLAMLIAREVALACRNGVEVAIVVGGRNFFCGDAWVTATGLDRSTAYQIGMMATVMNSVLLQSALEKMGVQTRVQTAFSMHEVAEPYNRQRAIRHLEKGRVVIFAGIGAGTGNPIFSTDTAAALQALEINAEAVLKGTNVDGVYDCNSQDNNFTFEHISFRELVTRGATSMDSMALNFCEEHRFPVVVFNLLEPGNISKALCGEQVGTLIDQTGRIS from the exons ATGGCCTCCTGTGACGACGACTTCTCTCTCCTCGGTGACGACTCTAACCCTAACCATCATCTCCCTCACGCGCCAACCTCCCACCACATCCACCAGCCCTACGAGCCTCCTCACCGCTTCCCGACGCGAACTCCCCCAGTCCACGCGCCACCATCGCAGCCTGCACTCAAGGATAAGGTCAACGACGGAGAAGACCATGCCGACGACGGAGACGACTACGAAAATGCAGCCGCTGCCGCGTTCTGCTCGAATCCGTTCGATAGAGGCACCGATCAGACCGCCATCGTCACCGGCGCGGGCGAGAAGAGAAAGGACCACTCCGATGAGCACAGAGACGGCGGCGGCGGGGGAGGGGCTCCGTACAGTTACAAGAAATCGAAAGCCTTGGCGTCTGCGAGCGGAGATTACAGGAAGGACCGAGAGGAGTGGAGCGACACGGCGATATTGTGCCTCCTGGATGCCTACCTGGACAAGCTCACGCAGCTGAATCGGGGAAATCTGAGAGGCAGAGATTGGGAGGAGGTGGCGGCGATCGTGAGCGAGAAGTGTGAGAGGCAGAGGAAGAGCATCGAGCAGTGCAAGAACAAGGTCGATAACTTGAAGAAGAGGTACAAGCTTGAGAGGCACAGGATGAGCAGCGGCGGCGTTTCGGCGAGTCACTGGCCTTGGTTCCAGAAGATGGAGCAGATCGTCGGCAATTCAGTGGCGGCAAAGGCCTCCTCCGATGACGATAAAGGTGTTTCTTCTTCGGGTAACACACCACGGCAATCGAAGAG ATATGGAATGGTGGTGTCGAGTCCTGTAGGTCAGATGAACAAGGTGAAATCAGCTCCGACTATCAAATGGCGGAGAGTGGTCTTCAAAATCAGTGGTGCTGCTCTTGCTGGTGCTGCTCCAAACAATGTCGACTCAAAG CTGGCAATGCTGATTGCGAGGGAGGTTGCGTTGGCATGTCGCAATGGCGTGGAG GTGGCAATTGTTGTTGGAGGTCGCAACTTCTTTTGTGGAGATGCATGGGTGACGGCGACAGGGTTAGATAGAAGTACTGCGTACCAGATTGG AATGATGGCCACTGTAATGAATTCCGTATTGCTCCAGTCAGCATTGGAGAAGATGGGAGTTCAGACACGTGTTCAAACTGCATTTTCAATGCATGAGGTTGCTGAACCATACAACAGGCAGCGGGCCATCCGGCATCTTGAAAAAGGCAGAGTTGTAATTTTTGCTGGGATTGGTGCTGGCACGGGAAATCCCATCTTTTCCACCGACACAGCTGCAGCATTACAAGCTTTGGAGA TTAATGCAGAGGCAGTACTCAAGGGTACCAATGTAGATGGTGTCTATGACTGCAACTCTCAAGACAATAATTTTACATTTGAGCACATCTCTTTTAGGGAGTTGGTCACAAGAGGCGCCACCTCCATGGACTCGATGGCCCTGAACTTCTGCGAAGAACACAGGTTTCCTG TTGTGGTCTTTAATCTGTTAGAGCCGGGAAATATATCGAAGGCGCTATGCGGAGAACAAGTTGGTACCCTGATAGATCAAACTGGAAGGATTAGCTAA